A single genomic interval of Terriglobus albidus harbors:
- the holA gene encoding DNA polymerase III subunit delta, giving the protein MAALRSFASVDRFQAEIASPNPKPGYVLVGDELFLLERARKAVLAQFVPGDLRDFCLHDLDLAETSIFDALDIARTPSLMAPFQVIFIRNLKNLYTRGAKKDEFAAIDAYFRAANPQALILFVADHLRIPADLRRMDYQEKERFDRIRETLGDWCGVVEMGRVDEGDAVRWVIEYAAQQQTNFEQDAARELVDALGADMMLIASEVEKLLLYTLGKGRITLGDVETQVLAAKQRSLYELTDAISRHDRAAALALLHGLLNASDGGEDSAIGHLYMLARTFRQMLIILEKNVRDSRAIWQALWQGFRMPPFAADDLIRQARRYKTRRELTRALRLIARADLELRSSPPDKRLVLERLILDLAAEPKPAPAGFVSGQYAMEI; this is encoded by the coding sequence ATGGCAGCTTTGCGCAGCTTTGCATCTGTGGACCGGTTTCAGGCGGAGATCGCTTCCCCGAACCCGAAGCCCGGATATGTTCTTGTCGGCGATGAACTGTTCCTGCTGGAACGGGCCCGCAAGGCCGTGTTGGCTCAGTTTGTGCCCGGCGACCTGCGCGACTTCTGCCTGCACGATCTGGATCTGGCGGAGACCTCGATCTTCGATGCTCTGGATATTGCGCGAACGCCCTCGCTGATGGCGCCTTTCCAGGTTATCTTCATCCGCAACCTGAAGAACCTCTATACCCGCGGCGCAAAGAAGGACGAGTTTGCAGCGATCGACGCCTACTTCCGCGCTGCCAATCCGCAGGCGCTGATCCTGTTTGTTGCGGATCACCTCCGCATTCCCGCCGATCTGCGGCGCATGGATTACCAGGAGAAGGAGCGGTTCGATCGCATTCGCGAGACGCTGGGCGACTGGTGCGGTGTGGTGGAGATGGGCCGCGTGGACGAAGGCGATGCCGTGCGCTGGGTGATCGAGTATGCCGCCCAGCAGCAGACAAACTTTGAGCAGGACGCCGCCCGCGAGTTGGTGGATGCGCTGGGCGCCGACATGATGCTGATTGCCTCTGAGGTGGAGAAGCTGTTGCTCTACACCCTGGGTAAGGGCCGCATCACGCTGGGCGATGTGGAGACGCAGGTGCTCGCTGCCAAGCAGCGCTCGCTGTACGAGCTGACGGACGCGATCTCCCGCCATGACCGCGCCGCAGCATTAGCGCTGCTGCACGGCCTGTTGAATGCGTCGGACGGCGGGGAAGACTCGGCGATCGGGCACCTCTATATGCTGGCCCGCACCTTCCGCCAGATGCTCATCATTCTGGAGAAGAATGTGCGCGATTCGCGCGCTATCTGGCAGGCGCTGTGGCAGGGCTTCCGCATGCCTCCATTTGCGGCGGATGATCTTATCCGGCAGGCACGCCGCTATAAGACGCGGCGTGAGCTGACGCGTGCGCTGCGCCTGATCGCCAGGGCCGACCTGGAGCTGCGTTCCAGTCCGCCGGATAAGCGGTTGGTGCTGGAGCGGCTGATCCTCGATCTGGCGGCGGAGCCAAAGCCGGCGCCCGCGGGGTTTGTCTCGGGGCAGTACGCGATGGAGATCTAG
- the lptE gene encoding LptE family protein — protein sequence MKRFALLSVLLAATGCGYHRAGQATHIPAGVRTLAVPIFKNNTQSYHTEVAFTQAVVHALNNRTRYVVTSDEKPENSDALLNGTITSQTVAPLTYDSSTGQTSSYLITIVAKVVLTAPDGRVLYKNNGFSFREQYQSTQDLSAFIQEDSPAVQRLARNFAQALVSDMMESF from the coding sequence CGGTTTGCTCTTCTCTCTGTACTTCTGGCGGCAACTGGTTGTGGTTATCACCGTGCGGGTCAGGCTACGCATATTCCTGCGGGCGTTCGTACGCTCGCGGTTCCTATCTTCAAGAACAATACGCAGAGCTATCACACCGAAGTGGCCTTCACACAGGCCGTGGTGCACGCGCTCAACAACCGCACTCGCTATGTGGTCACTTCCGATGAGAAGCCGGAGAACAGCGACGCCCTGTTGAACGGAACCATCACTTCGCAGACCGTTGCGCCGCTGACCTATGATTCCTCTACCGGACAGACCTCCAGTTACCTGATCACGATCGTGGCCAAGGTAGTGCTGACGGCGCCCGATGGACGGGTTCTGTATAAGAACAACGGCTTCAGCTTTCGGGAGCAGTATCAGTCGACACAGGATCTGAGCGCCTTCATCCAGGAAGACAGCCCGGCCGTACAGCGCCTGGCACGGAACTTTGCCCAGGCGCTGGTCAGCGACATGATGGAGAGCTTCTAA